One segment of Phragmites australis chromosome 13, lpPhrAust1.1, whole genome shotgun sequence DNA contains the following:
- the LOC133888762 gene encoding sugar transport protein MST1-like yields the protein MRRVAGDAPQPSFLRLQTRPKPKLCKPAAKPRKQNLQPLPQRTPEYATAVSSAMAREGFAAADGGRVHNYSEGMTVSVAAICLMAASCGLIYGYEVGVAGGVTQMESFLKKFFPAVLSGMKSANHDAYCKYDNQLLTAFTSSMYIASSLSSLAASRVTRSVGRQAIMLIGGALFLVGSIVNAGAVNVAMLIIGQMLLGFGVGSTSQAAPLYLAEASPARWRGAFTMAYHIFLCTGSVVANVVNYFTNGIPDWGWRISLGIAAVPAIIVVVGALLVMDTPSSLVLRGQLDKARASLQRIRGSNVNIEAEFRDIVCAVDEARRNEEGAFKRLRNKGYRPYAVMMVAIPVFFQFTGMVVVFVFAPVLFRTVGFGSQKAILGSVIINLVTLCAVVTSTFVVDCYGRRFLFLAGGISMILFQVAVSWLLAEHLGKNHNAVATVARNYAAAVLVLLCLYTFSLGLSWDPLKWVILSEIHPVDTRSVGQAISMSIAFVLYFVQTQVFTAMLCHLKYAIFLFYAGWVVAMTAFVAAFLPETKGVPLEAMRAVWARHWYWRRFVQEAN from the exons ATGAGGCGTGTAGCTGGTGATGCCCCCCAGCCTTCGTTCCTGCGCCTTCAAACCCGCCCAAAGCCGAAGCTGTGCAAACCGGCAGCAAAACCAAGGAAACAAAACTTGCAACCTCTGCCCCAGCGAACCCCCGAGTACGCAACAGCAGTCAGCAGTGCGATGGCAAGAGAAGGGTTCGCCGCGGCGGATGGTGGCCGGGTGCACAACTACAGCGAAGGCATGACGGTCTCCGTCGCGGCCATCTGCCTCATGGCCGCGTCCTGCGGCCTCATCTACGGCTACGAAGTTGGCGTCGCAG GTGGTGTGACACAAATGGAGTCGTTCCTGAAGAAGTTCTTCCCAGCAGTGCTTAGCGGGATGAAAAGCGCAAATCACGATGCCTACTGCAAGTATGACAATCAGCTTCTTACGGCGTTCACATCATCGATGTACATTGCAAGCTCGCTGTCATCATTAGCAGCAAGCCGTGTAACGAGAAGCGTAGGTCGCCAAGCCATCATGCTGATTGGTGGCGCCTTATTTCTTGTCGGCTCTATCGTCAATGCTGGGGCCGTCAATGTTGCTATGCTCATAATTGGCCAGATGCTGCTCGGCTTTGGTGTTGGCTCCACTTCGCAG GCGGCTCCACTGTATCTCGCCGAGGCATCACCGGCAAGGTGGCGCGGAGCGTTCACCATGGCCTACCACATTTTCCTTTGCACCGGCTCAGTGGTCGCCAACGTTGTCAACTACTTCACAAATGGTATCCCTGACTGGGGCTGGCGCATCTCACTGGGCATCGCAGCCGTTCCAGCCATCATCGTCGTGGTGGGTGCCCTTTTGGTAATGGACACCCCCAGTAGCCTTGTCCTACGTGGTCAGCTGGATAAGGCCCGTGCGTCACTCCAGCGCATCCGTGGCTCCAACGTCAACATCGAAGCCGAGTTTAGGGACATTGTTTGTGCTGTCGATGAGGCACGCCGGAACGAGGAGGGCGCGTTCAAGAGGCTACGCAACAAGGGGTACCGACCTTACGCGGTGATGATGGTGGCCATACCTGTGTTCTTCCAGTTCACGGGCATGGTCGTCGTCTTCGTCTTCGCGCCGGTGCTGTTCCGGACGGTAGGGTTCGGCAGCCAGAAGGCGATCCTAGGTTCTGTGATAATTAACCTTGTGACCTTATGCGCCGTCGTCACATCAACCTTCGTCGTGGACTGCTACGGCCGCAGGTTCTTGTTCCTTGCAGGTGGTATCAGCATGATCCTTTTCCAG GTGGCTGTGTCATGGTTACTCGCGGAGCACCTCGGGAAGAATCACAACGCGGTAGCGACGGTGGCGCGGAACTACGCGGCGGCCGTGCTGGTGCTCCTGTGCCTCTACACCTTCAGCTTGGGCTTGTCGTGGGACCCGCTCAAGTGGGTGATTTTGAGCGAGATCCACCCCGTGGATACTCGGTCCGTGGGGCAGGCCATCTCCATGTCCATCGCCTTCGTGCTCTACTTCGTGCAGACGCAGGTGTTCACGGCCATGCTCTGCCACCTCAAGTACGCGATATTCCTCTTCTACGCCGGCTGGGTCGTGGCCATGACGGCTTTTGTCGCGGCGTTCCTGCCGGAGACCAAAGGCGTGCCGCTGGAGGCCATGCGAGCGGTATGGGCACGGCACTGGTATTGGAGGAGGTTTGTCCAGGAAGCCAATTAG